The following proteins are encoded in a genomic region of Dialister hominis:
- a CDS encoding ABC transporter ATP-binding protein: MRLDGKELLRTEDICLTFHPEDGIPVKAADHVSITIHEGETFGLVGESGSGKSTLARILTHIHQPDSGKVYFEGKDVTNLKGKALRESRRAIQMVFQDPSSAFNPKERIADIICEPLMNFGLIASKDIDKKAAEMLKKVDLPEDFINRYPSELSGGQRQRIAIARALVLKPKLIICDEATSALDMSVQKTIIELLSRLQKETGVAYLFICHDLALANLFCDTIAVMKKGVIHETIHDLNEAKAPYSRKLLACTFTIREGKNKVFPESLFA, encoded by the coding sequence ATGAGACTTGATGGAAAAGAACTGCTGAGAACGGAGGACATATGCCTCACCTTCCATCCTGAAGACGGCATTCCCGTCAAGGCGGCTGACCATGTGTCGATCACGATCCATGAAGGAGAAACCTTCGGCCTCGTTGGTGAATCCGGAAGCGGCAAGTCGACGCTTGCCCGCATACTGACGCACATCCACCAGCCCGATTCGGGAAAGGTGTACTTTGAAGGGAAAGACGTGACGAATCTGAAGGGCAAAGCACTCCGCGAGAGCCGCCGCGCCATCCAGATGGTCTTCCAGGATCCATCCTCTGCTTTCAATCCGAAGGAACGCATCGCGGATATCATCTGCGAGCCGCTCATGAATTTCGGACTCATCGCCAGTAAGGATATCGACAAGAAGGCTGCTGAAATGCTGAAGAAGGTCGACCTTCCGGAAGATTTCATCAACCGCTACCCTTCTGAACTTTCAGGAGGCCAGCGTCAGCGTATCGCGATTGCTCGCGCTCTGGTTCTGAAGCCGAAGCTCATCATCTGCGATGAAGCCACGTCAGCGCTTGATATGTCCGTCCAGAAGACAATCATCGAGCTGCTTTCAAGGCTGCAGAAGGAAACAGGCGTCGCCTATCTATTCATCTGCCACGACCTGGCGCTTGCGAACCTTTTCTGCGATACCATCGCCGTCATGAAGAAGGGCGTCATTCATGAAACGATTCATGACCTGAACGAAGCGAAGGCCCCCTACTCAAGGAAACTCCTCGCGTGTACATTCACGATCAGGGAAGGAAAGAATAAAGTTTTCCCGGAATCCTTATTCGCATAA
- a CDS encoding MFS transporter has product MERTITADAVPQAKTRTMTNFRWKIAFLIFLISFVAYMDRVNLSVATPVIMQEFGFDKMDMGFLQTCFFAGYALMQVPGGMLAERFGLRKTGAGAILWWSVFTALTAFAQGKASFAAVRLAFGLGEGPVFPSLGQATFNWFNKDEKGKASSAILLGTFFGPVIGPMVTVALIAALGWHAVFIIFGLAGCVLAWVWHRYAQDNPKDSPYVNEEEAAFINEGRSLSAEKKSAPWGRFLRSRQFWALGIQFFVVDYIMYVFLAWLPLYLTEVHNLSLKSMGIWASFPWLALMAMVFTAGFLSDRMAHSKNSSRQYTMRTFTAMAGVAVTSLGLYIAAHTASGAAATIFWMSVSLGALGFSMSASWSTVISLGGKYTGSVSGWMNLWGNVGGVLAPIVTAFFVTNYGWNNAFTYTALFGIIAIAAWLFVNPGKQLEGTEE; this is encoded by the coding sequence ATGGAAAGAACCATCACCGCGGACGCCGTTCCGCAGGCCAAAACACGTACTATGACTAATTTTCGCTGGAAGATTGCCTTCCTTATTTTCCTGATCAGCTTCGTCGCTTACATGGACCGGGTCAATTTGTCCGTCGCAACCCCTGTCATTATGCAGGAATTTGGCTTTGATAAAATGGATATGGGCTTCCTCCAGACTTGCTTCTTCGCAGGCTATGCGCTGATGCAGGTCCCTGGCGGCATGCTCGCTGAACGTTTCGGCCTGCGCAAAACCGGCGCCGGCGCTATACTCTGGTGGTCTGTCTTCACAGCGCTCACCGCTTTTGCTCAGGGCAAGGCAAGCTTTGCCGCTGTCCGTCTGGCTTTCGGTCTTGGTGAAGGTCCTGTTTTCCCGTCTCTGGGGCAGGCGACTTTCAACTGGTTCAACAAGGATGAAAAAGGCAAGGCAAGCAGCGCCATCCTTCTGGGCACTTTCTTCGGACCCGTCATCGGCCCGATGGTTACCGTCGCTCTCATCGCCGCTCTTGGCTGGCATGCTGTCTTCATCATCTTCGGTCTGGCAGGATGCGTCCTCGCCTGGGTCTGGCACCGCTATGCGCAGGACAATCCAAAGGACAGCCCGTATGTCAATGAGGAAGAAGCAGCATTCATCAATGAAGGACGCAGCCTCTCCGCAGAAAAGAAATCTGCTCCCTGGGGCCGTTTTCTCCGTTCCCGTCAGTTCTGGGCACTGGGCATCCAGTTCTTCGTCGTCGACTACATCATGTACGTATTCCTCGCATGGCTGCCTCTCTACCTGACTGAAGTCCACAACCTGTCCCTGAAATCTATGGGCATCTGGGCTTCCTTCCCGTGGCTCGCACTGATGGCTATGGTATTCACCGCCGGCTTCCTCTCTGACCGTATGGCACACAGCAAGAACTCAAGCCGCCAGTACACCATGCGTACTTTCACCGCTATGGCAGGCGTCGCTGTCACCTCCCTCGGTCTTTACATCGCAGCGCATACCGCAAGCGGCGCAGCAGCAACGATTTTCTGGATGAGCGTTTCCTTAGGCGCACTCGGCTTCTCCATGAGCGCCAGCTGGTCCACTGTTATTTCCCTCGGCGGCAAGTACACCGGCTCCGTATCCGGCTGGATGAACCTCTGGGGAAATGTCGGCGGCGTCCTCGCTCCGATCGTCACTGCATTCTTCGTCACCAACTATGGCTGGAACAATGCATTCACCTACACCGCACTCTTTGGCATCATTGCCATCGCAGCATGGCTCTTCGTCAATCCGGGCAAGCAGCTCGAAGGGACGGAAGAATAA